The sequence AGGGAACGAGCCCAGGCGTCGAGCCCGTCGTCATCGCTTGGAATCTCGCCCGCGGGCGCATGCGACAGCGACGCGCGCAGCCGCTCCCGCGCCCGCATCAATCGCGTCTTCACGGTGCCCTGCGGCAGCTCGAGCAGCTCACCGAGTTCGGCGGTGCCGATGCCTTCCCAGTAGTAGAGCTCGAGCACGACCTGCAGCTCGAGCGGCAGCCGCCGCAGCGCGTCCAGCAGCGCACGATCACGCTGTCCCGCGGCGATCACCGCCGAGGGTGAGGCCGCCAACTCGGCGACCGACACCGACATCGCGTCGAGGTCGACCACGGCCCGCTGCGCCGCGTAGTGTTTGTAGAGCTTGCTCCGCGCCACCTGCAGCAGGTAGGTGCGAAAGGCTCCACCGTCGCGCAACCGATCCTTCGCCTCGACGCAGGCCAGGAACGTGCGCTGGATCAG is a genomic window of Deltaproteobacteria bacterium containing:
- a CDS encoding sigma-70 family RNA polymerase sigma factor, producing the protein MASDAELLEAWRAGDARAGRLLFERHIGVVSRFFRNKAGDDTEELIQRTFLACVEAKDRLRDGGAFRTYLLQVARSKLYKHYAAQRAVVDLDAMSVSVAELAASPSAVIAAGQRDRALLDALRRLPLELQVVLELYYWEGIGTAELGELLELPQGTVKTRLMRARERLRASLSHAPAGEIPSDDDGLDAWARSLRALVVA